Proteins encoded within one genomic window of Candidatus Berkiella cookevillensis:
- a CDS encoding caspase family protein, which produces MANKALLIGINYLGTSARLNGCANDIKAIQSLLQKNGYEADNIKMLSDDIAGAIAPTRRNILNELKALIKNAKAGDTLFFHYSGHGTYTRDLSLDEKDGRDEAICPISGGDIIDDELNAIVRTLPKNVKMLCLFDSCHSGTVLDLENNLIEKGTRRPRFSEHGYAVMMSGCRDAETSADAYIDKRYQGAMTAAFLNMVEEYKGLKNILDILLSNSKKRMTGFLEKMHIWLENNEFPQRPNIAFEGSLPSITPMLTGLRVGRYNLRVTPSRNKESHDTVVTEPENHISTLPRNKPLARELRMLLR; this is translated from the coding sequence ATGGCTAACAAAGCATTATTGATAGGGATTAATTACTTAGGTACAAGTGCTCGATTGAATGGTTGTGCAAATGATATTAAAGCAATACAGAGTCTATTGCAGAAAAATGGCTATGAAGCAGATAACATTAAAATGCTATCAGATGACATTGCAGGCGCAATAGCACCAACAAGAAGAAATATTCTCAATGAATTAAAAGCATTAATTAAAAATGCAAAAGCGGGTGATACGCTATTTTTTCATTACAGTGGGCATGGCACTTATACAAGGGATCTGAGTCTGGATGAAAAAGATGGGCGTGATGAAGCTATTTGTCCTATATCTGGCGGCGATATTATAGACGATGAATTAAATGCAATAGTGAGAACGCTGCCCAAAAATGTCAAAATGCTGTGTTTATTTGATTCTTGTCATTCAGGAACAGTGCTTGATTTAGAAAATAATTTAATTGAAAAAGGCACGAGAAGGCCGCGTTTTTCAGAGCATGGCTATGCCGTCATGATGAGTGGTTGCAGAGATGCCGAAACATCAGCAGATGCATATATAGATAAGAGATATCAAGGCGCTATGACAGCAGCTTTCTTAAATATGGTGGAAGAATATAAAGGATTAAAGAATATCTTAGATATATTGTTAAGCAACTCGAAAAAACGTATGACAGGTTTTCTTGAAAAAATGCACATCTGGTTGGAGAATAATGAATTTCCTCAAAGACCCAATATTGCCTTTGAAGGCTCATTACCAAGCATTACGCCTATGCTGACTGGTTTGCGCGTGGGTAGATATAATTTACGTGTTACACCCAGTAGAAATAAAGAAAGTCATGATACTGTTGTTACTGAACCTGAAAACCACATAAGTACCTTGCCTCGAAACAAACCATTAGCAAGAGAGCTGAGGATGCTGCTTCGCTAA
- a CDS encoding transposase, which produces MSKYKKYDKSFKQRAVQLALTSEQPTSKTAKDLGILESTLYNWISKAKKDKNIPEVKDETPDLKQLHEELLKLRKENERLRDTCDILKKATAYFANDPKKDSNS; this is translated from the coding sequence ATGTCCAAGTATAAGAAGTATGATAAGTCATTTAAGCAAAGAGCAGTGCAGCTAGCACTGACCTCCGAACAACCCACCTCAAAGACAGCGAAAGATCTCGGCATTCTTGAGTCAACGCTTTATAACTGGATATCCAAGGCTAAAAAAGACAAAAATATCCCTGAGGTCAAGGATGAAACTCCTGATTTAAAGCAACTTCATGAAGAACTGTTGAAGCTACGCAAGGAAAATGAACGCCTAAGGGATACCTGCGACATTTTAAAAAAGGCTACAGCCTACTTCGCGAACGACCCGAAGAAAGATTCAAATTCATAG
- a CDS encoding fimbria/pilus outer membrane usher protein, with product MSTEWGAGHSTAEILFVKPINYQEYVYDLYINQVKQPQMIYLIEDNTGNLYINECANSKLSLAALNLKEKTINTYRFFLLEKKDKLKYSLDKKNQTLSISLHPSLLSNQYIEADESKHVRCDKPAKGNFFNYDIAAQNNSFSNSNYLGGIGEWINFSSNAFTRLQFLANHSREKSQVTRLDTTWQQDLPASITTWKVGDFLSGQDAWSSTARLGGIQYARNFQTQPYYITYPLPAYSGEAVLPTQVQYYINDQIRLTQDVTAGPFVIDGLPVIDGFNNINVQTKDLLNRVSIVSLPFYASTELLKKSLTSFSYEFGFIRENYGLKSHDYGRAIFIGTHLLGVTDQWTLGGHFEIADKQQIAGISTRNLIGTLGILTTAISASQYNQMQGSQLFLQFIRNAQTITFGGHLIATTPHYYQLNILENEFTPFLTTLGFTSFNLNRHGTINLSHAHQQYRAIPNINISTLSYQRSLFQRYYLLLNYLQKYNQTRDKEFQLSLIWSPQNNYTASVVGGYEDNNSKENRIARATFQKSTPQDKGLGYFLLAEQNEYTNASADALYNGKYAQYRGRLSRFRNTNNAELSTAGSIAMIGKDIFFSKPIYDSFAIVNTDGLENISVYEGGQLIGKTNTDGNILVHRLRSYERNNLKISLKDLPLNMHVDTATQELIPYSHSGYLLNFNIKKYNSILFELVDQRRQSIPVGGYVTMTGKTEKYPIGYAGKIFIQDVSNNLTSLTGIAYYENTQCHFSVPIKYSNAPIAELGTIVCYEQK from the coding sequence GTGTCCACTGAATGGGGGGCAGGTCACTCCACTGCCGAAATACTGTTTGTAAAACCTATTAACTATCAAGAATATGTTTATGATTTGTATATAAATCAGGTTAAACAACCACAAATGATTTATTTAATAGAAGACAATACAGGCAATCTCTATATTAATGAATGCGCTAATTCTAAATTATCTCTTGCTGCTTTGAATTTAAAAGAAAAAACTATTAACACATACCGTTTTTTCTTATTAGAAAAAAAAGACAAGCTAAAATATAGCTTAGACAAGAAAAATCAAACGCTCTCAATATCACTACATCCAAGTCTTCTTAGCAATCAATATATTGAGGCTGACGAATCTAAACATGTTCGTTGCGACAAACCTGCCAAAGGTAATTTTTTTAATTATGATATAGCTGCACAGAATAATAGTTTTTCTAACTCAAATTATTTAGGCGGCATTGGTGAGTGGATCAATTTCTCTTCTAATGCTTTTACGAGACTACAGTTCTTAGCCAACCATAGCAGGGAGAAATCGCAAGTTACTCGGCTTGATACAACCTGGCAACAAGATTTACCAGCCTCTATTACGACGTGGAAAGTAGGCGATTTTCTTTCAGGCCAAGATGCCTGGTCTAGCACAGCTAGATTGGGCGGTATTCAGTATGCAAGAAATTTTCAAACGCAACCCTATTATATAACCTATCCCTTGCCTGCTTATAGTGGCGAAGCAGTATTACCAACACAAGTTCAATATTACATTAACGATCAAATAAGACTAACACAAGATGTAACAGCTGGCCCATTTGTGATTGATGGATTACCTGTCATTGACGGATTCAATAATATTAACGTTCAAACAAAAGATTTATTGAATAGAGTTTCTATTGTCAGCTTACCTTTTTACGCAAGCACTGAACTCTTGAAGAAATCACTGACTAGTTTCTCTTATGAGTTTGGATTTATTAGAGAAAATTATGGCCTAAAAAGTCATGACTATGGCAGAGCCATTTTTATTGGCACGCACCTTCTGGGGGTAACCGATCAATGGACATTGGGTGGGCATTTTGAGATTGCGGACAAACAACAAATTGCCGGTATCTCCACTCGCAATCTCATCGGCACACTCGGGATACTAACGACGGCCATTTCAGCAAGCCAATACAATCAAATGCAAGGCTCACAGCTCTTTTTACAATTTATTCGAAACGCGCAAACAATTACATTTGGTGGACACTTGATTGCCACAACCCCTCATTATTATCAATTAAATATTCTTGAGAATGAATTTACACCTTTTCTAACCACACTGGGATTTACCAGTTTCAATCTCAATCGCCATGGCACCATAAATCTCAGTCATGCACACCAACAATATAGAGCAATACCTAATATAAATATCTCGACTTTATCTTATCAACGCTCCTTGTTTCAAAGATATTATTTATTATTAAATTATTTACAGAAATATAATCAAACAAGAGATAAAGAATTTCAACTGTCACTTATCTGGAGTCCACAAAATAACTACACGGCAAGTGTAGTTGGCGGATATGAGGATAATAATAGCAAAGAAAATAGAATAGCTAGGGCAACATTTCAAAAAAGCACTCCTCAAGATAAAGGCTTGGGCTATTTTCTACTCGCTGAACAAAATGAATATACCAATGCTTCTGCAGATGCCCTTTATAATGGAAAATATGCACAATATCGCGGACGTTTAAGTCGATTTAGAAATACAAATAATGCAGAATTGTCTACTGCAGGTTCAATTGCAATGATTGGAAAAGATATTTTTTTCTCAAAGCCTATTTATGATAGTTTTGCTATTGTAAATACAGATGGGCTTGAAAATATTTCCGTTTATGAAGGCGGACAACTCATTGGAAAAACAAATACCGATGGAAACATATTGGTGCATAGATTAAGATCTTATGAGAGAAATAATTTGAAAATCTCATTAAAAGATCTTCCTCTAAATATGCATGTAGATACCGCTACTCAAGAACTTATTCCTTATTCTCATAGTGGTTATTTACTTAATTTCAATATCAAGAAATATAACAGCATTTTATTTGAATTGGTTGATCAACGCCGTCAATCTATACCTGTCGGAGGTTATGTTACAATGACAGGAAAAACAGAAAAATATCCAATTGGCTATGCTGGGAAGATATTTATACAAGATGTTTCCAACAATCTTACTTCATTAACGGGCATTGCTTATTATGAAAATACACAATGCCATTTCTCTGTGCCCATAAAATATTCAAATGCACCTATTGCAGAATTAGGAACTATTGTCTGCTATGAACAAAAGTAA
- a CDS encoding fimbrial biogenesis chaperone, with protein sequence MNCLKILSILSFIFTSNALFASTLRIEPIRLSIPVQETITTLKIMNDSHDAISVQIDPKLWTQKNNQDFYETTTDILVIPPIVTIGPAEKQIIRIAKRHNRVTAVEQQYRLFVQELNTITNASKKSNLKVVLNLRLPLFLLPEKILTNYHWEINDFDLNKKKITLTNNGNTHIAVSQFALKDKLGKSSFAPIKTLDYILPYKSKSWIVPNPLSKDRLSIDATVNVPQQ encoded by the coding sequence ATGAATTGCTTAAAAATACTCTCTATTTTATCTTTTATTTTTACAAGCAATGCACTCTTTGCTAGCACACTGAGGATTGAGCCTATTCGGCTTTCGATACCTGTCCAAGAAACGATTACTACCTTAAAAATAATGAATGATAGTCATGATGCTATTTCCGTACAAATAGATCCTAAATTATGGACACAAAAAAATAATCAAGATTTTTATGAGACAACAACAGATATTTTAGTCATACCACCTATTGTTACCATAGGGCCTGCAGAAAAACAAATCATTCGTATTGCAAAGCGCCACAACCGTGTAACCGCGGTAGAACAACAATATCGACTTTTCGTACAAGAACTCAATACAATTACAAATGCTTCTAAAAAAAGCAATCTCAAGGTTGTTTTAAATCTGCGCTTACCTTTATTTTTACTACCTGAAAAAATACTCACTAATTATCATTGGGAAATTAATGATTTTGACTTAAATAAAAAAAAGATAACCTTAACGAATAATGGCAATACACATATCGCTGTATCTCAATTTGCACTGAAAGATAAACTAGGGAAATCAAGTTTTGCACCTATTAAAACACTAGATTATATTCTCCCGTATAAGAGCAAAAGCTGGATTGTACCTAATCCTTTATCTAAAGACAGATTATCCATTGATGCAACAGTCAATGTCCCTCAACAATAA
- a CDS encoding AAA family ATPase, whose amino-acid sequence MLRVTKQFSVSLLFILCLSINSLSYAQANAQDENTSITPITQSNHHTKEQEILINTSHLKNLLSIFNGWTDSKKIESADRIKIIYGDLNTSKQLILLERSKINATYLPFDSEGKSIRALQDDLSSFFNNLPDLSKNPRPIIVHIELSGDTRIFYPEYWDIFSQFSNTLWKDNATLIISTNSSSNLASMRSGSYYANDYPDHKTLDEMTLMYQIVYPSYQERQEIISLLTKGYKYDKNTSLDNLSLITHGYTFYDIYNLLAIVKKKTKSNVIDMSVIRTAQEDSNHIYQPISAITPEKNKAPSSKKEQFEFYSAGEIDLSFADVAGLDSAKEELNVYLRYLKQPEKFKAMGATMPKGLILYGPPGTGKTHLAKAFAGEAKLNFIYASSSQFLQGFVGEAAKSIHAAFEYARNNKPCILFIDEIDGISEKRSESSSSSNRETVNQLLIELDGINSAANEGLIVIAATNQLDRIDSAILRPGRFDSHIYLGLPTEQDRKTLITSLTRKYKVNDKVDLNELTRTTQGWTTAKIANLFNIAAIHAVLKNKPMIDEISFTEAKEKILEETRNFHEKPKDIDNKFQIILPEDVKTTFAQVGGLSEAKQELKDILYFIKNVDKLKNAGIAIPKGAILYGPPGTGKTMLARALAGEANVSFISLSATELMGQYIGHSAPVIRDLFTLARAISPAIIFIDEFDAIVQSRNSMNSNSINQEIVNQLLAELDGIKEDKNNMIFIVAATNRLDTIDPAILRPGRFDRHINVSYPDKADREDICRIFFESYAVDKSIKPIDIANMTPGWSPSQIKQLFNEAAIRTVKNNQAHITMNDFATAKDRILIGSKSIVVKDKAALELTAYHEAGHALMAYLLPESNKKVEKINIMARGDTLGVTIFQPDEESFSTSYKTLRAHIAVALGGRAAEEILRGHDGITSGISSDLNHASDIVFRMLTQYGYSTSNGLIAYPYRNISIGTATPEIMQEMKKILDEEYTRTLKLLTDNKTKLEKIVKALLEKESLTEAEFYKLLAE is encoded by the coding sequence ATGTTGCGTGTAACTAAACAATTTAGTGTGAGCCTATTATTCATACTCTGCCTATCTATCAATAGCCTCAGCTATGCACAAGCTAATGCACAAGATGAAAATACTTCCATCACACCTATTACACAAAGCAACCATCACACAAAAGAGCAAGAAATATTAATCAATACATCTCATCTAAAAAATTTACTATCAATATTTAATGGCTGGACTGATTCTAAAAAAATAGAATCCGCTGATCGGATTAAAATAATATATGGCGATCTTAATACCAGCAAACAACTTATACTTCTCGAACGAAGTAAAATAAATGCGACTTATCTACCCTTTGATTCTGAAGGCAAGTCAATCCGTGCATTGCAAGATGATCTGTCCTCATTTTTTAATAATCTCCCTGATTTATCAAAAAACCCACGTCCTATTATTGTTCATATAGAACTCAGTGGTGACACACGAATTTTCTATCCAGAATACTGGGATATTTTTAGCCAATTTAGTAACACACTTTGGAAAGACAATGCAACATTAATCATTTCTACAAACAGCTCATCCAATCTTGCATCTATGCGCTCAGGCTCCTATTACGCTAATGATTATCCAGACCATAAAACGCTGGATGAAATGACTTTAATGTATCAAATCGTATATCCAAGCTATCAAGAGCGACAAGAAATCATATCACTATTAACCAAAGGCTATAAATATGATAAAAATACAAGCCTAGATAATCTCTCTTTAATAACGCATGGCTACACTTTTTATGATATATATAATTTGCTAGCAATTGTAAAGAAAAAAACAAAAAGCAACGTCATTGATATGAGTGTCATACGCACAGCACAAGAAGATTCAAATCATATATATCAACCCATATCCGCTATTACGCCTGAAAAAAATAAAGCCCCTTCTAGTAAAAAAGAACAATTTGAATTCTACTCCGCTGGCGAGATAGATTTAAGTTTCGCTGATGTTGCAGGCTTAGATTCTGCAAAGGAAGAACTAAATGTCTATTTACGTTATTTAAAACAACCAGAAAAATTTAAAGCAATGGGCGCAACAATGCCCAAAGGCTTGATACTGTATGGCCCACCCGGTACGGGAAAAACACACCTAGCCAAAGCATTTGCAGGGGAAGCAAAACTGAATTTCATCTATGCTTCAAGCTCTCAATTTCTACAAGGATTTGTGGGAGAGGCTGCAAAATCAATACACGCGGCATTCGAATATGCAAGAAATAATAAACCTTGCATCTTATTTATTGACGAGATCGATGGTATTTCTGAAAAAAGAAGCGAATCCTCTTCTTCCTCTAATCGTGAAACAGTTAATCAATTGCTGATTGAGCTAGATGGTATTAATAGTGCCGCCAATGAAGGATTGATTGTCATTGCCGCGACCAATCAATTAGATCGGATTGACAGTGCTATTTTACGCCCAGGCCGATTTGATAGCCATATTTATTTAGGACTTCCAACAGAGCAAGACAGAAAAACGCTTATCACTTCTCTTACTCGGAAATATAAAGTAAATGACAAAGTTGATCTGAATGAACTAACAAGAACAACACAAGGGTGGACAACGGCCAAAATTGCAAACCTCTTTAATATTGCAGCAATCCATGCTGTTTTGAAAAACAAACCCATGATTGATGAAATATCTTTTACAGAAGCAAAAGAAAAGATACTAGAAGAAACAAGAAATTTTCATGAAAAACCAAAAGATATTGATAACAAATTTCAAATTATACTACCCGAAGATGTTAAAACAACTTTTGCTCAGGTTGGCGGGTTATCTGAGGCAAAACAAGAATTAAAAGATATTTTGTATTTCATCAAAAATGTCGACAAACTCAAAAATGCAGGTATTGCCATCCCTAAAGGCGCTATCTTATATGGTCCTCCTGGGACGGGGAAAACCATGCTTGCACGAGCACTTGCAGGTGAAGCAAATGTAAGCTTTATTTCTCTTTCTGCAACAGAATTAATGGGGCAATATATTGGACACAGCGCCCCTGTGATCCGAGATCTCTTCACACTGGCACGCGCAATCTCACCTGCCATTATTTTTATTGATGAATTTGATGCGATTGTACAAAGTCGCAACAGCATGAATTCAAACAGTATTAATCAAGAAATCGTTAACCAACTTTTAGCAGAACTTGATGGTATCAAAGAAGACAAGAATAATATGATCTTTATTGTAGCTGCAACCAATCGCCTTGATACAATTGATCCGGCAATACTACGCCCAGGCAGATTTGATCGACATATTAATGTTTCTTATCCAGACAAAGCGGACAGAGAGGATATCTGCCGTATTTTCTTCGAATCATATGCTGTAGACAAGTCGATCAAACCGATTGATATCGCTAATATGACACCAGGCTGGTCTCCCAGCCAGATAAAACAGCTCTTCAATGAGGCCGCTATACGCACTGTTAAAAATAATCAAGCTCATATAACAATGAATGATTTTGCAACAGCTAAAGATAGAATCTTGATTGGTAGTAAATCCATTGTCGTAAAAGACAAAGCCGCTCTGGAACTCACTGCGTATCACGAGGCGGGTCATGCACTCATGGCATATCTTCTACCTGAGAGTAATAAAAAAGTTGAAAAAATAAACATTATGGCAAGAGGCGATACCTTAGGCGTCACTATCTTTCAACCGGATGAAGAAAGCTTTAGCACCAGCTACAAAACACTGCGAGCCCATATTGCTGTTGCCCTAGGTGGCCGTGCTGCTGAAGAAATACTGCGCGGTCATGATGGCATTACATCAGGCATTTCAAGTGATTTAAATCATGCTTCCGATATCGTCTTTAGAATGCTAACACAATACGGTTACTCAACAAGCAATGGACTCATTGCCTATCCATATAGAAATATCTCCATTGGCACAGCAACACCCGAAATCATGCAAGAGATGAAAAAGATTTTAGATGAAGAATATACAAGAACATTAAAACTCCTCACTGATAATAAAACAAAACTTGAAAAAATTGTGAAGGCTTTATTAGAAAAAGAATCGCTCACAGAAGCAGAATTTTACAAGCTGCTTGCAGAGTAA
- a CDS encoding IS3 family transposase, translated as MRHFKKGYSLLRERPEERFKFIEKERHHYDVVLLCECMQVSRSGYYAWKNRPVEPECNDTFIKERMNAIFLLSRCCYGFRRMQKALKNEGIDCNHKKVSRLMKELKLFPKVKRKFKATTNSNHKLPIEPNRLERKFFAIKPNIAWVGDITYIWTEQGWLYLATVIDLCSRKVKGWAMGERITADLAVSALEMALKQVDCSKALLFHSDRGVQYASHAFKEVIKNNGMVHSMSRKADCWDNAVAESFFGTLKQELVYHCKFKTRDEAKLAIFDYIEVFYNRIRLHSTLDYQTPDSVERAVLAA; from the coding sequence CTGCGACATTTTAAAAAAGGCTACAGCCTACTTCGCGAACGACCCGAAGAAAGATTCAAATTCATAGAGAAAGAACGTCATCATTATGATGTTGTTTTGCTCTGCGAATGTATGCAGGTCTCCCGAAGTGGGTATTATGCTTGGAAAAACCGACCAGTCGAACCTGAGTGTAATGACACTTTTATAAAAGAGAGGATGAACGCTATCTTTTTGCTGAGTCGATGTTGCTATGGCTTCAGACGCATGCAGAAAGCACTTAAAAACGAAGGTATCGATTGTAATCATAAAAAGGTAAGCCGTTTAATGAAAGAATTAAAGCTGTTCCCCAAAGTAAAGAGAAAATTCAAAGCCACAACCAACTCAAACCACAAGCTGCCAATCGAGCCAAATCGGTTAGAGCGCAAATTCTTTGCGATAAAGCCGAATATTGCCTGGGTTGGCGATATTACCTATATTTGGACTGAACAAGGTTGGCTTTATTTAGCGACAGTCATCGACCTGTGCTCACGAAAGGTCAAAGGCTGGGCCATGGGTGAGCGCATAACAGCTGACTTGGCTGTTTCTGCGTTAGAGATGGCACTAAAACAAGTTGATTGTTCTAAGGCTCTTCTATTCCATTCTGATAGAGGTGTTCAATATGCTTCCCACGCTTTTAAAGAAGTTATTAAAAATAATGGAATGGTTCACAGTATGAGTCGTAAGGCTGATTGTTGGGATAACGCCGTTGCTGAAAGCTTCTTTGGCACTTTAAAGCAAGAGCTTGTCTATCACTGCAAATTTAAAACACGTGATGAGGCAAAATTAGCTATTTTTGATTACATCGAAGTGTTCTATAATCGTATCCGTTTGCACTCAACGCTGGACTATCAAACACCTGATAGTGTAGAAAGAGCCGTATTAGCTGCGTAG
- a CDS encoding Csu type fimbrial protein translates to MNKSKLLLVLFFVLSFLAKNAYALCLGLGCSCSIATNSFNFGAYNPLSPTAKDLSGSLSVTCGSLLASVSVAYTVSLSTGNSGTYTQRSMLNGANILNYNFYTDAGRTTIWGNGGGGTSMISNSYILGLLFPRTDNFTIYGRIPALQNVPIGAYTDNIVATVTF, encoded by the coding sequence ATGAACAAAAGTAAATTGCTGCTTGTTTTATTTTTTGTCTTATCTTTTTTAGCGAAAAATGCTTATGCACTTTGTTTAGGATTAGGCTGTAGCTGTAGCATTGCAACAAATTCTTTTAATTTTGGCGCTTATAATCCTTTGTCTCCTACGGCAAAAGATCTCTCTGGCTCATTAAGCGTTACTTGTGGTTCACTGCTTGCCAGTGTAAGTGTTGCATACACGGTTAGCTTATCTACAGGCAACAGTGGCACTTATACTCAACGATCTATGCTCAATGGCGCCAACATACTTAACTACAATTTTTATACTGATGCGGGAAGAACCACTATTTGGGGCAATGGCGGTGGCGGAACAAGCATGATATCAAACAGCTATATCTTAGGACTTTTGTTCCCTAGAACAGATAACTTTACAATATATGGTAGGATTCCAGCATTACAGAATGTTCCGATAGGTGCTTATACTGATAATATTGTAGCAACAGTTACTTTTTAA
- a CDS encoding efflux transporter outer membrane subunit — protein sequence MKYRVALAALTTLCVSACSAPHIPYSSCSQKNTAINLSLTEAMTQEQRWWYAFNDPLLNQLVDQLLLENINLQIAYARLQEARALTKVARSDFFPHIAGVASATRANVSSLKPETLSQIGFDAQWELDLFGKTRASVQAAKARTQAHEAAIDDVKNIIIADLARAVIEWRQAQQSIQEVNHLLHGQDQQVSILNIRANAGLIDASFAKRAQAQREQTATQLPLAYATAEKAQYQIETLVNSKNNAIAFSLDHAKEHSVIVPTPQQITILPLEIIKQRPDLRASYNNLLAARADLAQAEASLWPQINVSGFFGVQEGTHGLVLAENPIWSIANTLSIPILNFGRLRGLVKSADARAQQALLEYENNINLALQECRTALSDYLHGINAMNRQAQTLRHRQETVEIARERFERGLTDMTDLTTAQTELDQASLSFISSKTSAAIAYIKLQKALGTATFSAAG from the coding sequence ATGAAATATCGTGTTGCCCTTGCAGCTTTAACAACACTCTGTGTAAGTGCTTGCTCAGCACCTCACATACCTTATTCATCTTGTTCTCAAAAAAACACGGCTATCAATCTCTCTTTAACAGAAGCAATGACACAAGAACAAAGATGGTGGTATGCATTTAATGATCCGCTCTTGAATCAATTGGTTGATCAATTACTCCTTGAAAATATCAATTTACAGATTGCTTATGCCAGATTACAGGAAGCACGTGCATTAACTAAAGTTGCACGCTCAGATTTTTTCCCCCATATTGCAGGCGTGGCTTCTGCAACACGCGCTAATGTATCAAGCTTAAAACCAGAAACATTGTCACAAATAGGTTTTGATGCGCAATGGGAGTTGGATCTCTTTGGGAAGACTCGTGCCAGTGTACAAGCTGCCAAAGCACGAACCCAAGCCCATGAAGCAGCCATTGATGATGTAAAAAATATTATTATTGCAGATCTTGCACGCGCAGTCATAGAATGGCGGCAAGCACAGCAAAGCATCCAAGAAGTAAATCATTTGCTGCATGGACAAGACCAACAGGTATCTATTTTAAATATCCGCGCCAATGCGGGCTTAATCGACGCTTCTTTTGCCAAGCGTGCTCAAGCACAACGTGAACAAACGGCAACGCAGCTTCCGCTTGCCTATGCTACTGCTGAAAAAGCACAATATCAAATCGAAACCTTAGTTAATAGCAAAAATAATGCTATCGCTTTTTCTTTAGATCATGCAAAAGAACACTCGGTCATAGTGCCTACTCCTCAGCAAATAACTATCCTTCCTTTAGAAATTATAAAACAGCGCCCCGATCTAAGGGCCTCATACAACAATCTATTAGCAGCACGCGCTGACTTGGCACAAGCAGAAGCTTCGCTGTGGCCACAAATCAATGTGAGTGGTTTTTTTGGTGTACAAGAGGGTACGCATGGCTTAGTCCTTGCTGAAAATCCAATCTGGTCTATTGCCAATACACTCTCTATACCTATTTTAAATTTTGGTCGTTTACGAGGATTGGTAAAAAGCGCGGATGCCAGAGCACAACAAGCACTCTTAGAATATGAGAATAATATTAATTTAGCCTTACAAGAATGCAGAACAGCACTTTCTGATTACTTGCATGGTATCAATGCAATGAACCGCCAAGCACAAACCTTAAGGCATCGCCAAGAGACGGTTGAGATTGCACGTGAACGATTCGAACGAGGTCTTACCGATATGACGGATTTAACAACGGCTCAAACAGAACTTGATCAGGCAAGCCTGTCTTTTATTTCAAGTAAAACCAGTGCGGCAATTGCATATATCAAATTACAAAAAGCACTAGGAACAGCAACATTTTCTGCAGCAGGTTAA
- a CDS encoding Csu type fimbrial protein, protein MMPLWMKLFCTTAIGLFSMNALAATATSNFQVQATVSASCNIAANPLTFATPYDPTVGTQVDGQTTLDVTCTSATNYTVALNEGLGAGATVTTRKMTSGANTLDYTLFREAGRTSIWGTTTPTETVAGTGTGAAQTLPVYGRILSGQTSVPAGTYTDTVTATITF, encoded by the coding sequence ATGATGCCTCTTTGGATGAAGCTATTTTGCACTACAGCAATTGGGTTATTTTCAATGAATGCACTTGCTGCTACGGCAACCTCAAACTTTCAAGTCCAAGCAACCGTCAGCGCCTCTTGCAATATTGCAGCAAATCCTTTAACGTTTGCTACACCCTACGATCCAACGGTGGGCACCCAGGTAGATGGCCAGACAACCCTTGATGTTACTTGCACTTCTGCAACAAATTATACGGTTGCTTTAAATGAAGGTCTTGGCGCCGGGGCTACGGTAACAACGAGGAAGATGACAAGTGGAGCAAACACTTTAGACTACACGCTGTTCCGTGAGGCAGGAAGAACCAGTATCTGGGGCACGACAACCCCAACAGAGACAGTGGCTGGTACTGGCACTGGAGCAGCACAAACACTACCCGTATATGGTAGAATATTGAGCGGACAGACCAGCGTACCTGCAGGAACTTATACCGATACGGTTACTGCAACAATTACTTTCTAA